One stretch of Pomacea canaliculata isolate SZHN2017 linkage group LG11, ASM307304v1, whole genome shotgun sequence DNA includes these proteins:
- the LOC112576099 gene encoding uncharacterized protein LOC112576099, translating to MLYHLLLQTVKTQQSAGVSHGQPHLLLYHLIGDKDVEKAVNDLSQAARGESLYVIADEVGSYGYRISNFQTLCDKLLTQVPRLHLWAASCFNKYAPTGWQVEYLTRPLRSPPAVVREIEQDWRITRHCDVHPYSERGVPDHTDGPPVTRLYHRGQGHSGRWPGDCVTCGRELASILHSLRVGVTESSTTTSTTLTSTSGGTTPPCVQWRDVLVLDWYDGSDQSGVVTGLQEAGIPVQVMKDEDIEDVATARSDVVWVAGGRRVRGLERKVVVCLKDPDYQSIKSDLVRPYTRSSFRLDLMSRCTSQLVIVSPDSKALAGD from the exons atgttgtatcacctgttgttgcagacagtaaagacacaacagtcagcaggtgtgtcacacGGTCAACCTCACCTCCTGCTGTATCATCTTATTGGCGataaagacgtggagaaggccgtcaacgacttgtcacaggcggcgagagGAGAGTCGTTGtatgtcatcgctgatgaagtagggagTTATGG CTACAGGATCAGCAACTTtcagactttgtgtgacaagctgctgacacaagttcctcgtctccatctgtgggcggcaagttgtttcaaTAAATACGCACCcaccggctggcaagtggaatatttaaccagacccctccgctctccaccggccgtTGTCAGGGAAATCGAGCAGGACTGGAGAATCACTAGACACTGTGATGTAcacccgtacagtgagcgaggtgtacccgaccacacagacggcccgccagtcacacgactgtatcatcGAGGTCAGGGTCATTCAGGTCGCtggccaggtgactgtgtcacgtgcggtcgtgagttGGCCAGCAttctacacagtctccgtgttggtgttacgg agagcagcacaacaacatctacaacattgacctccaCCAgcggcggcacaacaccaccctgtgtacagtggagagacgtgctggtgttggaCTGGTATGACGGTAGTGATCAGTCGGGTGTcgtcacaggactgcaagaagcgggtatcccagtgcaggtgatgaaggatgaggacatcgaggacgtggccacggcccgcagtgacgtggtgtgggtggcgggtggacgtcgtgttcgtggtctggagagaaaagtcgtcgtctgtctcaAAGACCCTGATTATCAGTCAATTAAATCTGACTTGGTACGACCGTACACCCGTAGCTCTTTCCGACTTGACCttatgtcccgctgtacgtcacaacttgtgattgtctcccctgataGCAAGGCGCTTgcaggtgactga
- the LOC112576100 gene encoding uncharacterized protein LOC112576100, whose protein sequence is MLYHLLLQAVNTQQSAEVLTSQLQLLHVDLNGDKNVEKAVNDLSQAASGGPLYVLIDEMGHKDMYTPKMEDIKTFCEKLLAQVPRLHLWAASCYSKNCPPSWQVEYLTRPLRSPPAVVREIKKDSLIIKGVSIQKYSERGVPDHTDGPPVTRLYHGGQGHSGGWPYKCVTCGREVASFLHSLRVGVTENNELTTLNTVTSTTCGTTPPCLQWRDVLVLYWVSVSDQSGIVTGLREAGIPVRVMKDEDIEDVATARSDVVWVADGDDVCGLERKVVVCVDYPGSRSNVRHASGGFHAISRCTSQLVFVE, encoded by the exons atgttgtatcacctgttgctgcaggcagtaaatacacaacagtcagcagagGTATTAACCAGTCAACTTCAGCTTCTGCATGTTGATCTTAATGGCGACAAaaacgtggagaaggccgtcaacgacttgtcacaagCTGCAAGTGGAGGACCGTTGTATGTCCTCATTGACGAAATGGGACACAAAGACATGTATACCCCTAAAAT GGAAGACATCAAGACCTTCTGTGAGAAGTTGCTGGCACaggttcctcgtctccatctttgggcggcaagttgttacagTAAGAACTGTCCCCCcagctggcaagtggaatatttaaccagacctcTCCGCTCTCCACCCGCCGTCGTCAGGGAAATCAAGAAAGATTCACTTATCATTAAGGGTGTTAGTATTCAGAaatacagtgagcgaggtgtgcccgaccacacagacggcccgccagtcacacgactgtatcacggaggtcagggtcactcaggtggCTGGCCATATAaatgtgtgacgtgcggtcgtgaggtggccagcttcctacacagtctccgtgttggtgttacag AGAATAATGAGCTGACAACATTAAACACTGTCACTTCAACAACTtgcggcacaacaccaccctgtctacagtggagagacgtgctggtgttgtactgggtTAGCGTTAGTGATCAGTCGGGTATTGTCACAGGACTGcgagaagcgggtatcccagtgcgggtgatgaaggatgaggacatcgaggacgtggccacggcccgcagtgacgttgTGTGGGTGGCGGATGGAGATGatgtttgtggtctggagagaaaagtcgtcgtgtgtgtgGATTACCCTGGTTCAAGATCTAATGTTCGTCATGCATCTGGCGGCTTCCACGCCATATCCCGGTGTACATCACAACTCGTGTTTGTGGAGTAG